One genomic segment of Pedobacter endophyticus includes these proteins:
- a CDS encoding Ig-like domain-containing protein: protein MKKFFTKESITFSVILLFLSLAFPALAQYTQTNLETGGLYTAMAKDRDNNLYITRVKSGSGGAIYEVVKYTYPNLSAGASTQVVYTGLTHGYQEFPWGLAIASNGDVYISTDFTDGTKNGQIIKVTKASNYTASSEFLSGRFFTALAVDASDNLYATEYNLNSGKYDVRKYTTTGAPGTGTLIYSSLSGSDGAYPTGLCVAADNAVYVAAPASSTTQGEIVKITSSGTTSQVSANQAPTALAVDAQNNLYASEKVGTGYQVTKYSTSGATSVIVTGLHENGFYYPWGIAEINGNYYVIDGDDLIIGGAVLILRPMIAAPSTPILAAASDSGNSNTDKITNVTLPTFSGTAEAASTVKLYEGATLLGTATATGGSWSITLTTALTAGVHKITATATNASDVTSPLSGELSITVDNVAPVAPSTPSLAAASDSGISSSDGITSATTVVFTGAAESGSTVVLYDTDGTTVLGSNVATGGNWSITTTALSSGVHSITAKARDVAGNTSTASSNKSITIDTTAPLAPSTPDLLAASDSGISSSDNITNNTTPTFSGTAESGSVITLYDSNGTTVLGTAVATGGNWSITSSALGSGAHNISAKSTDVAGNVSPASTTLAIVIDTTSPVAPSTPVCSAGNPTKNQTPTFTGTSESGATVNLYDGTTQIGSSLASGINWSIVSSTLAEGVHSITAKAVDAAGNVSASSSALALTIDLTAPVVTGITAGATYTAPVTKTITFNEGTATLNGTPFASGSNVSTVNSYALVVADAAGNVTNVNFSIINATPVITWANPSGIIYGTALSATQLNATANVPGSFVYTPASGTVLAAGTQTLTVDFTPTDAATYNPTSKTVNINVSKATPVITWANPSGIIYGTALSATQLNATSNVPGSFVYTPASGTVLAVGLQTLTVDFTPTDAANYNATSKTVSINVSKATPVITWANPSAITYGTALSATQLNATSNVPGNFVYTPASGTVLAVGLQTLTVDFTPTDAANYSVTSKTVSINVGKATPVITWANPSAITYGTALSATQLNATSNVPGSFTYTPASGTILGAGMQTLTVNFTPTDAVNYNATSKTVSINVGKATPVITWANPADITYGTALSATQLNATSNVAGSFTYTPASGTVLGAGMQTLTVDFTPTDAANYSATSKTVSINVGKATPVITWANPLDITYGTALSATQLNATSNVAGSFTYTPASGTVLGAGTQTLTVNFTPTNATNYSATSKTVSINVGKATPIITWADPADITYGTALLSTQLNATSNVAGSFVYTPASGTVLAAGMQALTVDFTPTDAANYSATSKTVSINVGKATPVITWANPSDITYGTALSATQLNATSNVAGSFTYTPASGIVLGAGVQTLTVNFTPTDAANYAATSKTVSINVGKATPVVTWANPSAITYGTALSATQLNATANIPGSFTYTPAVGTVLAAGMQALTVDFTPTDAANYSAISKTVSINVGKATPVITWANPLDITYGTALSATELNATSNVAGSFTYTPASGTVLAAGTQALKVDFTPTDATNYTATSKTVSINVGKAIPVITWANPSAITYGTALSATQLNATSNVAGNFVYTPASGTVLAAGTQTLTVDFTPTDGANYSSTSKLATINVVQKQISGTFTVSDKVYDGSTAATILTRNLTGVLTADQADVNLAAGTAAFANANAGTAKSVVASGMILTGAKAGNYVLSGVANASANISAKPIVITADAKTKVYGDADPAFTYSLAPNSLVGSDAITGALNRTAGENVGNYTINLNTLSASANYAITFNAASFQITQRPLLITINDKTKPYLAANPTFTATYSGFVGTENNSVFTTPLTIASVATTTSSVGTYPITGSGAAAANYNISYKQGTLTIAKTTQSITFNPLATKLVTDAPFVLQATASSGLSVTYISSNTNVARITNGNQVQIVGIGTTVITASQAGDSNFEAANPVTQNFTVIDNPPPVLSISSDKGNSISKGETARLTAIGALTYQWSNAEGIINGQNSAVLTIRPSATTTYTVTGFNQYGRSSSQTFTIEVRADFQVLDIHNVVTPNGDGKNDTWKVENIDMYPNNLVKIFDRAGKLVFEMKGYDNSWGGTYKGGVLPEGTYYYIIDFGKGIGVRKGFITIVGNQ from the coding sequence ATGAAGAAATTCTTTACTAAAGAAAGCATTACTTTTTCGGTAATATTACTTTTCCTGTCCCTGGCATTTCCTGCTTTGGCACAGTACACCCAAACCAATTTGGAAACGGGAGGACTTTACACCGCAATGGCCAAAGATCGAGACAACAATCTCTACATCACCCGGGTTAAATCTGGTAGCGGTGGCGCAATTTACGAGGTCGTAAAGTACACTTATCCCAACCTCAGTGCCGGTGCTTCTACGCAAGTGGTTTATACAGGGCTTACGCATGGTTATCAAGAGTTTCCCTGGGGTTTAGCCATCGCATCCAATGGCGATGTTTATATCTCAACCGATTTTACCGACGGCACAAAAAATGGTCAGATTATTAAGGTAACCAAAGCCTCAAATTACACCGCATCATCAGAATTCTTAAGTGGCAGGTTTTTTACCGCTCTGGCTGTTGATGCTTCAGATAATTTGTATGCCACCGAATATAATCTCAATTCCGGTAAATATGATGTGCGCAAATATACAACCACTGGCGCTCCGGGTACAGGAACATTAATTTATAGTAGCTTGAGCGGATCAGACGGTGCATACCCTACAGGATTATGTGTAGCCGCAGATAATGCGGTGTACGTAGCTGCACCCGCTTCTTCCACTACCCAGGGAGAAATTGTTAAAATTACCTCATCGGGGACCACTAGTCAGGTTTCGGCAAACCAAGCGCCCACAGCTTTAGCCGTTGATGCACAAAACAATTTGTATGCGAGTGAAAAGGTTGGAACAGGTTATCAGGTAACAAAATATTCAACAAGCGGAGCGACGAGCGTTATTGTGACGGGTTTGCACGAAAACGGGTTTTATTATCCCTGGGGAATTGCCGAAATCAACGGTAATTATTATGTAATCGATGGCGATGATTTGATAATTGGGGGTGCGGTACTAATTCTTAGACCGATGATCGCAGCGCCATCAACACCAATACTGGCTGCGGCGAGTGATAGCGGAAATTCTAATACAGATAAAATTACCAATGTAACATTGCCTACTTTTTCTGGTACAGCCGAAGCCGCCTCAACCGTTAAACTATACGAGGGAGCAACTTTGTTGGGAACTGCAACAGCAACAGGTGGCAGTTGGTCAATCACCCTTACTACGGCTCTAACAGCTGGCGTACACAAAATAACAGCAACCGCTACCAATGCATCTGATGTAACCAGTCCACTTTCTGGTGAGTTAAGCATAACAGTTGATAATGTTGCTCCGGTGGCACCTTCAACGCCTTCGTTAGCTGCAGCAAGCGATAGTGGCATTTCAAGTTCAGACGGAATTACCAGCGCAACCACCGTGGTATTCACTGGTGCGGCAGAGAGCGGAAGCACAGTAGTTTTATACGATACCGATGGAACCACTGTACTCGGAAGCAACGTCGCGACAGGGGGCAATTGGTCTATCACAACAACAGCCCTTTCGTCAGGTGTCCACAGTATCACAGCGAAAGCCAGAGATGTTGCCGGTAATACCAGCACCGCTTCGTCTAATAAATCGATAACGATTGATACAACAGCGCCACTTGCACCTTCAACGCCAGATCTTCTTGCCGCAAGTGATAGCGGTATTTCAAGTTCAGACAATATAACAAACAACACTACGCCAACTTTTAGCGGTACAGCCGAATCGGGTTCAGTTATTACGCTATACGATAGCAACGGTACAACAGTTTTGGGCACCGCAGTCGCCACCGGAGGCAATTGGTCAATTACATCGTCGGCACTTGGTTCCGGTGCACATAATATTTCGGCGAAGTCAACAGACGTCGCAGGCAATGTAAGCCCCGCTTCAACAACACTGGCCATCGTAATCGATACGACTTCGCCAGTTGCTCCATCGACACCTGTTTGTAGTGCCGGAAATCCAACAAAAAACCAAACGCCTACCTTTACTGGTACATCAGAAAGTGGCGCAACAGTTAATCTCTATGATGGAACAACCCAAATTGGCTCTTCTTTGGCTTCGGGAATAAATTGGAGCATAGTAAGCAGTACTTTGGCCGAGGGCGTGCATTCGATAACGGCAAAAGCAGTAGATGCCGCAGGTAATGTGAGCGCTTCTTCATCAGCGTTGGCGCTAACGATCGATCTTACTGCACCTGTTGTAACGGGCATAACTGCCGGAGCAACTTACACGGCACCCGTTACAAAAACCATTACCTTCAACGAAGGAACGGCGACACTTAATGGCACCCCTTTTGCAAGTGGCTCAAACGTTAGCACGGTAAATAGTTATGCACTTGTTGTTGCTGATGCCGCTGGAAACGTAACGAATGTTAACTTTAGCATTATTAATGCCACGCCAGTAATTACCTGGGCAAACCCATCGGGCATAATTTACGGAACGGCACTTTCAGCTACGCAGCTGAATGCCACTGCGAACGTTCCGGGAAGCTTTGTTTACACGCCGGCATCGGGAACGGTATTGGCCGCAGGTACACAAACCTTAACAGTAGATTTTACACCAACAGATGCGGCAACTTACAACCCTACCAGTAAAACGGTTAACATTAACGTAAGCAAGGCCACGCCAGTAATTACCTGGGCAAATCCATCGGGCATAATTTACGGAACGGCGCTTTCGGCTACGCAACTGAATGCAACCTCAAATGTTCCGGGAAGCTTTGTTTACACGCCAGCATCGGGAACGGTATTGGCTGTGGGACTGCAAACTTTAACTGTAGATTTTACACCAACAGATGCGGCTAATTATAACGCGACAAGCAAAACGGTAAGCATCAACGTGAGCAAAGCCACGCCAGTAATTACGTGGGCCAACCCATCAGCTATTACTTACGGAACGGCACTTTCGGCCACGCAGCTGAATGCCACCTCAAATGTTCCGGGAAACTTTGTTTACACACCGGCATCGGGAACAGTATTGGCTGTGGGACTGCAAACTTTAACTGTAGATTTCACGCCGACGGACGCTGCCAATTATAGCGTTACCAGTAAAACCGTAAGCATAAATGTAGGCAAAGCGACGCCGGTAATTACCTGGGCAAACCCATCAGCTATTACCTATGGAACGGCACTTTCGGCTACGCAGCTAAATGCAACCTCAAATGTTCCGGGAAGCTTTACCTACACCCCGGCATCGGGAACAATATTGGGTGCAGGAATGCAAACTTTAACGGTAAACTTTACCCCAACGGATGCGGTAAACTACAACGCCACCAGTAAAACGGTAAGCATCAACGTGGGTAAAGCTACGCCAGTAATTACGTGGGCAAACCCAGCAGATATTACTTACGGAACGGCACTTTCGGCAACGCAGCTAAATGCAACCTCAAATGTTGCCGGAAGCTTCACCTATACGCCAGCATCGGGAACGGTATTGGGTGCAGGAATGCAAACTTTAACGGTAGATTTCACACCAACGGACGCTGCTAATTATAGCGCAACAAGCAAAACAGTAAGCATCAATGTGGGCAAGGCCACGCCGGTAATCACCTGGGCAAATCCATTAGATATTACTTATGGAACGGCACTTTCGGCCACGCAGTTAAATGCAACCTCAAATGTTGCAGGAAGTTTCACGTACACACCAGCATCGGGAACGGTATTGGGGGCTGGAACGCAAACATTAACGGTAAACTTCACGCCGACGAATGCAACAAACTATTCGGCCACCAGCAAAACCGTAAGCATCAACGTAGGCAAAGCTACACCAATAATCACCTGGGCAGACCCAGCAGATATTACTTACGGAACGGCACTTTTGTCTACACAACTGAATGCCACTTCAAACGTCGCAGGAAGTTTTGTTTATACACCAGCATCGGGAACGGTATTGGCTGCGGGAATGCAAGCCTTAACGGTAGATTTCACACCAACGGACGCTGCTAATTATAGCGCAACAAGCAAAACCGTAAGCATCAACGTAGGCAAGGCCACGCCAGTAATCACTTGGGCTAATCCATCAGACATTACTTACGGAACGGCACTGTCGGCCACACAGCTAAATGCCACTTCAAACGTTGCAGGAAGCTTCACCTACACGCCTGCATCAGGCATCGTATTGGGTGCGGGAGTGCAAACTTTAACGGTAAACTTCACACCGACGGACGCTGCTAATTATGCCGCAACAAGCAAAACCGTAAGCATTAATGTGGGCAAAGCGACGCCGGTAGTTACCTGGGCGAACCCGTCAGCTATTACTTATGGAACGGCACTGTCGGCCACACAGCTGAACGCAACCGCTAACATTCCGGGAAGCTTTACCTATACGCCAGCAGTGGGAACGGTATTGGCTGCAGGAATGCAAGCCTTAACGGTAGATTTCACGCCAACGGACGCTGCTAATTACAGCGCCATCAGCAAAACAGTAAGCATCAATGTGGGCAAGGCTACGCCAGTAATAACGTGGGCCAATCCATTAGATATTACTTACGGAACGGCACTTTCGGCAACGGAGTTAAATGCCACCTCAAATGTTGCAGGAAGCTTCACCTACACGCCAGCATCGGGAACGGTATTGGCTGCGGGAACGCAAGCTTTAAAGGTAGATTTTACACCAACCGACGCTACCAATTATACCGCTACAAGCAAAACGGTAAGCATCAATGTAGGCAAAGCGATCCCAGTAATCACCTGGGCAAACCCTTCAGCTATTACTTACGGAACGGCACTTTCGGCCACGCAATTAAATGCAACCTCAAATGTTGCAGGTAATTTTGTTTACACGCCAGCATCGGGAACGGTATTGGCTGCTGGAACGCAAACCTTAACGGTAGATTTCACACCAACGGATGGCGCAAACTATAGCTCGACCAGTAAGTTGGCCACAATTAATGTAGTGCAGAAACAAATTTCAGGAACTTTCACCGTTTCGGATAAGGTTTACGACGGTTCGACCGCCGCGACCATTTTGACACGCAACTTAACTGGCGTTTTAACCGCCGATCAAGCCGATGTAAATTTAGCAGCAGGAACCGCCGCTTTCGCAAATGCAAATGCCGGAACAGCTAAAAGTGTGGTGGCCTCGGGAATGATATTAACGGGAGCTAAAGCGGGCAACTATGTTTTAAGCGGTGTTGCTAATGCCAGCGCAAACATTTCTGCCAAGCCGATTGTAATAACAGCCGATGCAAAAACAAAAGTGTATGGCGATGCAGATCCAGCCTTTACCTACAGCCTTGCGCCTAATTCGCTCGTTGGAAGCGATGCAATTACAGGAGCATTAAACCGAACAGCGGGCGAAAATGTGGGCAATTACACCATCAATCTAAATACGCTTTCGGCTAGTGCCAATTACGCTATTACTTTCAACGCTGCAAGCTTCCAGATTACTCAAAGGCCATTGTTGATTACAATTAACGATAAAACAAAACCTTATCTGGCTGCCAACCCAACATTTACCGCTACCTATTCGGGCTTTGTTGGTACAGAAAACAATTCAGTGTTTACCACGCCGTTAACAATTGCAAGTGTGGCAACAACCACATCATCTGTTGGAACTTATCCGATAACAGGAAGTGGCGCTGCTGCGGCCAATTATAACATCAGCTACAAACAAGGTACATTAACCATCGCGAAAACAACGCAATCAATTACCTTTAATCCACTGGCGACTAAATTGGTTACCGATGCACCTTTTGTACTTCAGGCTACGGCCAGCTCGGGGCTAAGCGTTACCTACATTAGCAGCAATACCAATGTTGCCCGTATTACAAATGGCAATCAGGTTCAGATTGTGGGGATTGGAACCACAGTAATTACGGCAAGCCAGGCAGGCGATTCAAATTTCGAAGCGGCCAACCCGGTAACGCAGAACTTTACGGTAATCGACAATCCTCCGCCAGTGCTAAGCATTAGCAGCGACAAAGGAAATAGCATCAGCAAAGGCGAAACCGCCCGGTTAACCGCCATTGGTGCATTAACTTATCAATGGAGCAATGCAGAAGGAATCATTAACGGACAAAATTCGGCAGTGCTTACCATTCGTCCATCAGCAACCACCACTTACACCGTAACCGGGTTTAATCAATACGGCCGGAGCAGTAGCCAAACATTTACCATCGAGGTGCGGGCCGACTTCCAGGTGCTGGATATTCATAACGTGGTAACACCGAATGGCGATGGTAAAAACGATACCTGGAAAGTCGAAAACATCGATATGTATCCAAACAACCTCGTAAAAATATTCGATCGTGCAGGGAAACTCGTTTTCGAAATGAAAGGATATGATAACAGTTGGGGCGGTACCTATAAAGGTGGCGTATTACCCGAGGGAACATACTATTACATCATCGACTTTGGCAAAGGTATAGGTGTAAGAAAAGGGTTTATCACTATCGTTGGCAATCAGTAG
- a CDS encoding ABC transporter substrate-binding protein has translation MNKPLKVGFLMPYSGVYPYYAQHVMAGIFCAAAKMRLRQQDSQFLPVYTAQGGNRTTLEAVQKLLFFEGVDVLTGMINIKVLTDIRPLLENHQKIGLFFDMGEMVPPPLGFGPNVMSISMNLWQGQYALGKWAAQEFGKDGLVISPVFEAGFNLNTAFFHGAAAGGADKIQSITLNDENAGKNGLVLDSLFEALQSHTPDFVHAIFTGKMGIDFLQQWSTSKFANHVPLLVVENMAYEDVLDDVKHLGLNVYSAATWSRKSESPNNKQFVQDFEDFGKQQANIFGMIGYEIGLSLSVMMPYLSKGDAKGALQYLQQQSVAGPRGTLSVQSNGLERPLIDIAKTTTNAKNINQTIITQSTAVGLNTSTIFEETASGWQNPYLSV, from the coding sequence TTGAACAAGCCGTTAAAAGTTGGTTTTTTGATGCCTTACTCGGGCGTTTATCCTTATTATGCGCAGCATGTAATGGCCGGGATTTTCTGTGCCGCCGCTAAAATGAGGCTGCGCCAGCAAGATTCCCAGTTTCTGCCTGTGTACACTGCGCAGGGTGGAAATAGAACTACACTGGAGGCGGTACAAAAACTGCTTTTTTTTGAGGGGGTTGATGTGCTTACGGGTATGATCAACATCAAAGTGCTGACAGATATTCGCCCACTTCTCGAAAATCATCAAAAGATCGGATTGTTTTTCGATATGGGCGAGATGGTGCCTCCGCCGCTTGGCTTTGGCCCGAATGTGATGTCTATTTCAATGAACCTTTGGCAAGGTCAATACGCATTGGGGAAATGGGCGGCTCAAGAATTCGGTAAAGATGGTTTGGTGATTAGTCCGGTTTTCGAAGCCGGATTTAACCTGAATACTGCATTTTTTCATGGTGCAGCTGCCGGAGGAGCCGACAAAATACAGAGTATTACCCTCAATGATGAAAATGCAGGCAAAAACGGTCTCGTTCTCGATTCGCTTTTTGAAGCCCTGCAAAGCCACACACCAGATTTTGTGCATGCCATTTTTACGGGCAAAATGGGCATTGATTTCCTTCAGCAATGGAGCACCAGTAAGTTTGCCAACCATGTGCCATTATTGGTGGTAGAAAACATGGCCTACGAAGACGTATTGGATGATGTGAAGCACCTCGGGCTTAACGTTTACTCAGCCGCTACATGGAGCAGAAAATCAGAAAGCCCAAACAACAAGCAGTTTGTGCAGGATTTTGAAGACTTTGGAAAACAACAGGCCAACATCTTCGGAATGATAGGTTATGAGATTGGCCTTAGCCTATCCGTTATGATGCCGTACCTGAGCAAAGGCGATGCGAAAGGAGCGCTCCAATACTTGCAGCAACAAAGCGTAGCTGGCCCTCGCGGCACATTATCCGTACAGTCAAATGGTCTCGAGCGACCACTAATAGACATTGCCAAAACCACCACGAACGCAAAAAATATTAACCAAACTATAATAACACAATCAACCGCCGTCGGATTAAATACCTCCACCATTTTTGAGGAAACCGCCAGTGGTTGGCAAAACCCCTATTTATCCGTTTAA
- a CDS encoding phage tail protein, which translates to MEEYLAIIKMFAGNFAPRTFMLCQGQILPIAQNTALFSLLGTTYGGNGQNTFALPDLRGRAPIGTGQGPGLNSYVLGELGGSESITILQTQMPAHSHVITLSNLVIADNSTPNAATASGNRLANSPKTGSGPNASTLNTYTTGTGNPVTLNSTGGATAGITGGSQPISILSPYLAINFVITTVGLFPSRN; encoded by the coding sequence ATGGAAGAATATTTAGCAATAATAAAAATGTTTGCGGGGAATTTTGCGCCGCGTACTTTTATGCTCTGTCAAGGTCAGATCCTGCCCATCGCTCAAAACACCGCTCTTTTCTCACTATTGGGGACCACTTATGGTGGAAACGGACAAAACACGTTTGCGCTGCCCGATTTAAGAGGAAGAGCGCCGATTGGGACAGGACAGGGACCGGGTTTAAACTCCTATGTTTTGGGTGAACTTGGTGGTTCGGAATCGATTACGATCTTACAAACTCAAATGCCAGCACATAGCCACGTTATCACTCTTTCTAATTTGGTTATAGCCGATAATAGTACACCGAACGCCGCAACAGCATCGGGCAACAGATTGGCCAACAGCCCTAAAACAGGCTCGGGCCCTAATGCATCTACATTAAATACTTACACCACTGGCACCGGTAATCCGGTTACATTAAACAGTACGGGTGGCGCAACGGCGGGTATTACGGGCGGTTCGCAACCAATATCGATTCTATCGCCATATTTAGCCATTAATTTTGTTATCACTACAGTAGGACTATTCCCATCGAGAAATTAA